One genomic region from Muriicola soli encodes:
- a CDS encoding response regulator produces MKILVVDDERDVQVLFQQRFRKEIRKKELDFAFAFSGEEALSYLGEHNHEAVLILSDINMPGMSGLELLEHIKKNFLKPPPVVMMITAYGDKENYETAMKLGADDFLTKPVEFGILKEKLKAIL; encoded by the coding sequence ATGAAAATATTAGTAGTAGACGACGAAAGAGACGTACAGGTTCTATTTCAACAACGTTTTCGAAAAGAGATCCGGAAGAAGGAACTGGATTTTGCCTTTGCTTTTTCAGGTGAAGAAGCACTTAGCTATTTAGGGGAACACAACCACGAGGCGGTACTGATCCTCTCAGACATCAATATGCCAGGGATGAGTGGCCTGGAGCTGTTAGAACATATAAAGAAGAATTTTCTTAAACCCCCACCGGTGGTCATGATGATCACGGCCTATGGAGACAAGGAAAATTACGAAACTGCCATGAAACTGGGGGCAGATGACTTCCTTACTAAACCAGTTGAATTTGGTATCTTAAAGGAAAAATTAAAAGCAATACTGTAA
- a CDS encoding ligand-binding sensor domain-containing protein yields MTAIKDIRAAIAIFLTFIGSYSITKIQAQSTNLNFEQIAKVEDISLGKINAITQDSYGFMWFSDQTNRCILRYDGSQIKRYAFNPEKENALGGFYPECFAADSDGALWIGFSDKGVDYFDPDTESFTNYAHDPNDPESLSDGGVSAVLVAHDGMVWIGTENGLDKLDPSTGKFTHFRYDKNDVSSLSHDVVRVIYEDSDDTLWVGTGFPWNTGAGGLNRYNPDTNSFTRYMNNPDDPKSLKANQVRAICEDSRGNFWIGTNKNGLHKMDRETGAITRYEFDPEYPAFSLPEATPGMQHITFIHEDLYGFLWIGTYADGIYRWDPISNTMALFGTKGIQSGNYKENSSWWCDVSNDGLIWISTQENKLFRIDPHIPQISEIQQREQISSLVVKDTSELWMGTYEHGLLRKNRKTERVEQFTSNKKNARSLSNNNITNLYVDRKDNLWIGTYNGLNLFNERSNSFTRFIHDDTNDSEGISNSFISDIYEDSHSNLWIGTVNGAHKLDREKGTIKRYTNQQMNQSDTAGWGVKIVEDLSGQVWVGSVAGGVYKLNELTDQLELVFTGPAIRDLYVDKKGILWAGANTGLWNTDKYWTKMSPYKINETGTFLGEWTYSVIGDDADNLWIGTDVALVKLGTDRKNKEIFGIKNGVRVNGFPDLGYAYKDKDGRVYFASSPNGYYTFQPEEFKIASGKLALYAMDLKVNNQAVNPEENGILETSLYKANEIRLNYNENNFSLSFAAVDLRAELKKRILYMLEGYDTEWQESLSGQKVTYNKVPPGTIRLPIDRPSGIAVIGRKKALVSLYHPHGGKRAGHMVHMQYYLC; encoded by the coding sequence ATGACTGCAATAAAAGACATAAGGGCGGCAATAGCAATATTCCTGACTTTTATTGGGTCTTATTCCATCACAAAAATACAGGCACAATCAACAAATTTGAATTTTGAGCAGATTGCCAAAGTGGAGGATATTTCCCTGGGGAAGATAAATGCGATAACACAAGACAGCTACGGCTTTATGTGGTTTTCGGACCAGACCAACCGATGTATTTTAAGATACGACGGAAGTCAGATAAAGCGTTATGCCTTCAATCCGGAAAAAGAAAACGCCCTGGGAGGATTTTATCCCGAATGTTTTGCAGCCGATTCCGACGGGGCATTATGGATAGGATTTAGCGACAAGGGAGTGGACTATTTCGATCCTGATACGGAAAGTTTTACCAATTATGCACATGATCCTAATGACCCGGAGAGCCTTAGCGATGGTGGGGTAAGTGCCGTTCTTGTTGCTCATGATGGAATGGTTTGGATTGGGACCGAAAATGGTCTGGACAAATTAGATCCTTCTACAGGGAAGTTTACTCATTTTCGTTATGATAAAAACGATGTCTCCAGTCTTAGTCATGATGTCGTGCGGGTGATATATGAAGATTCGGATGATACCTTATGGGTAGGAACCGGTTTCCCCTGGAATACTGGGGCAGGAGGACTTAACCGTTATAACCCAGACACCAATTCCTTTACCCGTTATATGAACAACCCCGACGATCCTAAAAGCCTGAAGGCAAATCAGGTGCGGGCCATCTGTGAAGACAGTCGAGGTAATTTCTGGATTGGGACAAACAAAAATGGGCTTCACAAAATGGACCGCGAGACAGGGGCAATTACACGCTATGAGTTCGATCCTGAATACCCGGCCTTCAGCCTTCCCGAAGCAACCCCTGGAATGCAACATATCACTTTTATTCACGAAGATCTGTATGGATTTCTTTGGATTGGCACCTATGCAGATGGGATCTATCGGTGGGATCCCATCTCAAATACCATGGCACTTTTTGGAACTAAAGGGATACAATCAGGAAATTATAAGGAAAATTCATCCTGGTGGTGCGATGTTTCCAATGATGGGCTCATCTGGATTTCCACCCAGGAAAATAAACTCTTCCGGATAGATCCCCATATTCCTCAAATTTCAGAAATACAACAAAGGGAACAGATTAGCAGTCTGGTAGTAAAGGACACTTCAGAATTATGGATGGGAACCTATGAGCACGGACTTTTACGCAAGAATAGAAAAACAGAAAGGGTTGAACAATTTACAAGCAATAAAAAGAATGCCAGAAGCCTGAGTAATAATAATATCACAAACCTATACGTAGACCGAAAAGACAATCTTTGGATCGGCACTTACAATGGGCTTAATCTTTTTAATGAGAGATCTAACTCTTTTACCAGGTTTATACATGATGATACCAATGATTCAGAAGGTATAAGTAATTCTTTTATTTCCGATATCTATGAAGACAGTCATTCCAATCTATGGATCGGTACCGTTAACGGAGCACATAAATTGGACAGGGAGAAAGGAACTATAAAAAGATATACAAATCAACAAATGAATCAGTCAGACACTGCAGGGTGGGGCGTGAAAATCGTAGAGGATTTGTCAGGGCAAGTATGGGTTGGTTCTGTTGCAGGTGGAGTTTACAAATTGAATGAACTTACAGATCAGTTAGAGCTTGTTTTTACCGGTCCCGCCATCAGGGATCTTTATGTGGACAAAAAAGGCATCCTTTGGGCAGGAGCGAATACCGGCCTGTGGAATACAGATAAGTACTGGACAAAGATGTCTCCGTATAAAATTAATGAAACCGGAACGTTTTTAGGAGAATGGACCTATTCTGTAATTGGCGATGATGCTGATAATTTGTGGATCGGTACAGACGTGGCCCTTGTAAAACTAGGAACAGACCGAAAAAACAAGGAAATTTTCGGTATAAAAAATGGTGTTAGGGTAAATGGATTTCCTGATCTTGGTTATGCCTACAAGGATAAGGATGGCCGGGTGTATTTTGCCAGTAGTCCTAATGGGTACTATACATTTCAACCGGAAGAATTTAAAATAGCCTCCGGCAAGTTGGCACTCTATGCCATGGACTTGAAAGTAAACAACCAGGCTGTTAACCCAGAAGAAAATGGAATTCTTGAAACCTCCCTTTATAAGGCAAATGAAATTCGGCTTAATTACAATGAAAATAACTTCAGTTTAAGCTTTGCCGCTGTTGATCTACGGGCGGAATTAAAGAAACGCATTTTGTACATGCTCGAGGGGTATGATACAGAATGGCAGGAAAGCCTTTCAGGTCAGAAAGTAACTTACAACAAGGTACCCCCGGGGACTATACGCTTACCTATAGATCGGCCATCAGGAATAGCAGTGATTGGGAGAAAAAAAGCCTTGGTATCTCTATATCACCCCCATGGTGGCAAACGAGCTGGGCATATGGTACATATGCAGTATTACTTGTGTTAG
- a CDS encoding sensor histidine kinase, with translation MLGIFYFDKYQKRRILAKEKALAKEKELAHAREIEKAYVKLQETQTQLIQSEKMASLGELTAGIAHEIQNPLNFVNNFSEVSNELLDEMNEEIEKGDLEEAKAIAKDIKQNLEKINHHGKRADGIVKGMLQHSRSSSGVKEPTDINALTDEYLRLAYHGLRAKDKSFNATMETEFDETIGKIEVVPQDIGRVVLNLITNAFHAVQERKKKSEKDYEPTVTVTTKKVGNTVEISVKDNGLGVPKKIRQKIFEPFFTTKPSGRGTGLGLSMSYEIVTKGHKGELKVASTEGEGTTFTIVLPTAKETHKQKTK, from the coding sequence GTGTTAGGTATCTTTTACTTTGATAAATATCAAAAGCGCAGGATCCTGGCCAAAGAAAAGGCGCTTGCCAAAGAAAAGGAACTGGCCCATGCCAGGGAAATTGAAAAAGCATACGTCAAATTACAGGAAACTCAGACCCAACTTATCCAATCTGAAAAAATGGCAAGCCTCGGGGAACTCACTGCCGGTATCGCTCATGAGATACAGAACCCGCTCAACTTTGTCAATAACTTCTCGGAAGTGAGCAACGAACTCCTCGATGAGATGAATGAGGAAATAGAAAAAGGAGATTTAGAAGAAGCAAAGGCAATCGCGAAAGACATCAAGCAAAATCTTGAGAAAATTAATCATCATGGCAAAAGGGCAGACGGCATTGTAAAAGGAATGCTGCAACACAGCCGCAGTAGCAGCGGGGTAAAAGAACCTACTGATATTAATGCACTGACAGATGAATACCTGCGTCTGGCTTACCATGGTTTGCGCGCAAAGGACAAGTCTTTCAATGCCACGATGGAAACGGAGTTTGACGAGACTATCGGTAAAATTGAAGTGGTGCCCCAGGATATAGGCCGTGTGGTATTGAACCTGATCACTAATGCCTTCCACGCCGTGCAGGAGCGGAAGAAAAAAAGCGAGAAAGACTATGAGCCTACTGTTACAGTCACAACTAAAAAAGTCGGTAACACAGTAGAGATTTCGGTAAAAGACAATGGCCTTGGGGTCCCTAAAAAGATCAGACAAAAAATCTTTGAGCCTTTCTTTACCACCAAACCTTCAGGGAGAGGCACGGGACTGGGATTAAGTATGAGTTATGAAATTGTGACTAAAGGCCATAAGGGAGAATTAAAGGTAGCTTCCACAGAAGGGGAAGGCACCACCTTTACCATAGTTTTACCCACAGCGAAAGAAACACATAAACAGAAAACTAAATAA
- a CDS encoding adenylate/guanylate cyclase domain-containing protein: protein MAKILVVDDETDLEVLIKQKFRKQIRQNEYEFVFAINGIDALEKLSTHPNMDLVLSDINMPEMDGLTLLTKIHELNPLLKSVIVSAYGDMENIRTAMNRGAFDFITKPINFEDLTITMEKTLKHVRELQETLKAVRENNILKMYVDENVLNFMGSKEYESTVMANENVNATVMFIDVCGFTSLSETTSPDVVVSMLNSYFDTMVKEIIAQEGYVDKFMGDAVMAVFRGDYHLDRALDAALAVRQQIAKLPELKEMGGYRPSVSIGINSGEMVSGNIGSSSLKRLDFTVIGDTVNTAARLEFAAEENQILISEDCYQTVKEAFQCKKVGDIQLKNKKEKITVYEVLE from the coding sequence ATGGCAAAAATTTTGGTGGTAGATGATGAGACGGATCTGGAGGTCCTGATCAAACAAAAATTTCGCAAACAGATTCGGCAAAACGAATACGAGTTTGTCTTTGCCATCAATGGAATAGACGCCCTGGAGAAATTAAGCACTCATCCCAATATGGATTTGGTGCTGAGCGACATCAACATGCCGGAAATGGACGGCCTTACCTTACTGACCAAGATTCACGAATTAAATCCCCTGTTAAAATCTGTCATTGTATCTGCCTACGGTGATATGGAGAATATTAGAACTGCTATGAATCGTGGGGCTTTCGATTTTATTACCAAACCCATCAATTTTGAGGACCTTACCATTACCATGGAAAAGACCCTGAAACACGTACGCGAACTTCAGGAAACCCTGAAAGCCGTAAGAGAGAACAACATACTTAAAATGTATGTGGATGAAAACGTGCTCAATTTTATGGGGAGCAAGGAATACGAGTCTACCGTTATGGCCAATGAGAATGTGAATGCCACCGTAATGTTTATAGACGTCTGCGGATTTACTTCACTAAGCGAAACTACAAGTCCAGATGTTGTGGTTAGCATGCTTAACTCTTATTTTGATACAATGGTAAAGGAGATCATCGCGCAGGAAGGTTATGTCGACAAATTTATGGGAGATGCAGTGATGGCGGTATTCAGGGGAGACTACCACTTAGACCGGGCACTAGACGCCGCCCTGGCGGTAAGGCAGCAAATTGCCAAACTACCTGAACTCAAGGAAATGGGAGGTTACCGACCCAGTGTATCCATTGGAATAAACAGTGGGGAAATGGTTTCGGGCAACATAGGATCATCCAGTTTAAAACGCCTCGATTTTACCGTAATAGGAGATACCGTAAATACGGCAGCGCGACTGGAGTTTGCCGCCGAAGAGAACCAGATCCTGATCTCTGAAGATTGCTACCAAACGGTTAAAGAGGCTTTCCAGTGTAAAAAGGTAGGGGATATACAACTCAAGAATAAAAAAGAGAAGATTACCGTCTACGAAGTATTAGAATAA